A genomic window from Lycium barbarum isolate Lr01 chromosome 4, ASM1917538v2, whole genome shotgun sequence includes:
- the LOC132634773 gene encoding phosphatidylinositol 4-kinase gamma 4-like has translation MSAVDVALSPVQEESVRATRHIYGPLALCTNESIVIYITVAGSVIPMRVLESDSIGEVKLKIQTCKGFVVKMQKLVFGGRELARNESLVRDYGVSNGNVLHMVFKISDHLVITVRTTCGMEFEFPVDRHQDIGYLKRTILKKGKDFGEELKVQELFCNGEKLEDQKLIDDITADAVIHLVVQKFAKLRAKHAERDVELSVIAANWNEKTQSWGVHEGNKPDRYLLVEPFVVNPNIELPGYIWDMINSASDGLTKGNRPIRSSEGTGGAYFMQDGSGNKYVAIFKPIDEEPLAVNNPQGLPLSTNGEGLKRGTRVGEGAFREVAAFLLDHPRTGHRTLSNYEIGFSGVPPTAMVQCLHNAFHHPDGFEWSSEYIKVGSLQLFMKNEGNCEDMGPGIFPLEEVHKITVFDIRTANADRHAGNILVSREGEEGRIVLTPIDHGYCLPENFEDCTFDWLYWPQARQPYSPETIKYIKSLDAEQDIDLLKFYGLDLSVECAHTLRISTMLLKKGVERGLTPFDIGSMMCRETLNKESVIEEIVRDAQDSMLPGMTESAFLETVYKLMDIKLEKLNYKSS, from the exons ATGTCAGCTGTTGATGTGGCTTTGAGTCCGGTACAGGAAGAATCTGTCCGGGCTACGAGGCATATCTATGGCCCATTGGCGCTTTGCACAAACGAATCGATTGTAATATACATCACTGTAGCTGGTTCTGTGATTCCAATGCGCGTGTTGGAGTCTGATTCGATTGGGGAAGTGAAACTTAAGATCCAAACATGTAAAGGGTTTGTGGTTAAGATGCAGAAGCTAGTTTTCGGAGGTAGAGAGCTGGCGAGAAATGAATCTTTGGTTAGGGACTATGGAGTCAGTAATGGGAATGTTTTGCATATGGTCTTCAAGATATCTGATCATCTTGTTATCACTGTTCGGACCACTTGTGGGATGGAATTTGAATTTCCTGTTGACAGGCATCAAGATATCGGGTACCTAAAGCGTACCATATTGAAGAAAGGCAAAGACTTTGGTGAGGAGCTTAAGGTTCAAGAGCTTTTTTGTAATGGTGAGAAGCTTGAGGATCAGAAGCTAATCGATGATATTACTGCTGATGCTGTGATTCACTTGGTAGTTCAGAAATTCGCAAAGCTTCGTGCTAAGCATGCCGAGAGAGATGTTGAACTTTCTGTTATTGCAGCTAATTGGAATGAGAAGACCCAAAGTTGGGGTGTACATGAAGGAAATAAACCTGATAGATACTTGTTGGTGGAACCTTTTGTTGTTAATCCAAATATAGAACTGCCTGGATATATATGGGACATGATCAACTCTGCAAGTGATGGGTTGACAAAAGGAAATAGACCGATCCGATCATCTGAAGGGACTGGAGGAGCTTATTTCATGCAGGATGGGTCTGGCAACAAGTATGTTGCTATTTTTAAGCCGATTGATGAGGAACCACTAGCTGTGAATAACCCTCAAGGGCTACCTTTATCAACCAATGGTGAAGGGTTGAAAAGGGGAACCCGAGTTGGAGAAGGTGCATTTAGAGAAGTTGCAGCTTTTCTACTGGACCATCCAAGGACTGGGCACCGAACATTGTCCAATTATGAGATTGGCTTTTCTGGTGTGCCTCCCACTGCTATGGTTCAGTGCTTGCACAATGCATTTCATCATCCCGATGGATTCGAGTGGTCATCTGAATACATTAAAGTTGGTTCGTTGCAGCTGTTTATGAAGAATGAAGGAAATTGTGAGGATATGGGTCCTGGGATATTTCCTCTTGAGGAAGTCCATAAGATTACTGTCTTTGACATAAGAACAGCGAATGCAGATAGGCATGCCGGGAATATTCTTGTGAGCAGGGAAGGAGAAGAAGGGCGAATCGTGCTTACGCCAATTGACCATGGCTACTGCTTGCCTGAGAAT TTTGAAGATTGCACCTTTGATTGGCTCTATTGGCCACAAGCCCGTCAGCCTTATTCTCCAGAAACTATCAAGTATATCAAATCACTGGACGCTGAACAAGACATTGACCTTCTTAAGTTTTACGGATTGGATTTGTCTGTTGAATGTGCCCATACTCTTCGTATCTCAACCATGCTTCTGAAGAAAGGTGTGGAGAGAGGACTTACTCCCTTTGACATAGGAAGCATGATGTGCAGGGAAACCTTGAACAAGGAATCTGTTATTGAGGAAATCGTTCGTGATGCTCAAGATTCTATGCTTCCTGGCATGACTGAATCTGCATTTCTTGAAACTGTCTACAAGCTCATGGATATCAAGCTTGAGAAGCTAAACTATAAATCTTCCTAA
- the LOC132638050 gene encoding uncharacterized protein LOC132638050, whose protein sequence is MVKSRKPPSGRTNLASCIVATIFLIFIIIVIFIIYFTIFKPKNPVITVNSIQLPTFSTSNNTVNFTFSQYVSIENPNHDVFAHYDSSLQLLYSGNQIGFMFVPAGKINSGRTQHMAATFSVKSFPLLVNGVGPTTVTDGLSGFSGSRVGPSMEVESRLEMAGRVRVLHFFTHHVETKSECRVAISVSDGFVTAFHC, encoded by the coding sequence atggttaagTCACGTAAACCACCAAGTGGACGTACAAATTTAGCTTCATGTATAGTcgcaaccattttcttgattttcatcatCATTGTAATCTTCATCATTTACTTCACCATTTTCAAACCGAAAAATCCTGTTATAACCGTTAACTCCATTCAACTTCCAACATTCTCTACTTCTAACAACACTGTTAACTTCACGTTTTCTCAGTACGTGTCCATTGAGAACCCAAACCATGATGTTTTTGCTCATTATGATAGTTCATTACAGTTGCTTTATTCGGGTAATCAAATCGGGTTTATGTTTGTACCCGCTGGTAAGATTAATTCGGGTCGGACTCAACATATGGCTGCTACATTTTCAGTTAAGTCTTTTCCTTTATTAGTGAATGGTGTGGGACCTACTACAGTTACTGATGGGTTAAGTGGGTTTAGTGGGTCTCGGGTCGGGCCAAGTATGGAAGTGGAGTCCAGGTTGGAAATGGCGGGTCGGGTCAGAGTGCTACATTTCTTTACGCATCATGTTGAGACTAAATCTGAATGTAGAGTGGCTATTTCTGTCAGTGATGGATTTGTTACAGCTTTCCACTGTTAA
- the LOC132634774 gene encoding GDSL esterase/lipase At4g10955-like, whose product MATGNGILTTTKGQEEQNILISEREIFDLCGPTHLTSIDWENVAHRRSVAASLVQGVYILERDKQEKRQGNQAFAPPWWKHFQFELYRVLVDDVDSCIFGAIYRFTPSKSSFDGSKDKSQRFVIAFRGTLTKGDAFTRDIQLDVDIIRNGLHRTSRFETAIQAVRHVVATFGSSNIWLAGHSLGAAMAMQAGKTTAKTGVYLDAFLFNPPFLSAPIERIKDKKVKHGIRFATSVITAGLAFAAKAKNANTRSGEDTFVALSAWTPCLYVNPSDPICAEYIGYFEHREKMDTMGAGVIEKIATQHSLGGLVLNFMGKECDEPLHLIPSANLTVNLTPPADFKDAHGIHQWWKPDLLVESKKHQFT is encoded by the exons ATGGCAACGGGAAATGGCATTTTAACAACTACAAAG GGACAAGAAGAACAAAATATATTAATCTCTGAAAGGGAAATTTTCGACTTATGTGGACCTACGCACCTAACTTCTATTGACTG GGAAAATGTTGCTCATCGACGATCCGTGGCTGCCAGTTTGGTTCAGGGTGTCTACATCCTAGAACGTGACAAGCAAGAAAAGCGGCAAGGAAATCAAGCTTTTGCTCCTCCATGGTGGAAACATTTCCAATTTGAGTTATATCGCGTGCTTGTTGATGATGTTGATTCCTGCATTTTTGGTGCTATATATAGATTCACACCCTCAAAATCTTCTTTTGATGGTTCCAAAGATAAAAGCCAACGGTTTGTTATTGCTTTCCGTGGGACATTAACCAAAGGTGATGCATTTACACGAGATATACAATTGGATGTCGACATAATCAGGAATGGACTTCATCGGACATCTCGATTTGAGACAGCCATTCAAGCTGTTCGACATGTGGTTGCCACATTTGGAAGTTCAAATATCTGGCTAGCCGGTCATTCCTTGGGGGCTGCAATGGCAATGCAAGCTGGAAAAACCACGGCAAAGACAGGTGTATATCTAGATGCATTTTTGTTTAATCCGCCATTCTTGTCAGCCccaattgaaagaattaaagataAAAAAGTGAAACATGGGATCAGATTTGCGACCAGTGTTATAACAGCCGGACTTGCTTTCGCTGCGAAGGCTAAAAACGCTAATACTCGATCTGGAGAAGATACATTTGTTGCATTATCTGCGTGGACCCCATGCCTATACGTGAATCCATCGGATCCCATCTGCGCAGAATACATTGGCTACTTTGAACACAGGGAAAAGATGGATACGATGGGAGCAGGAGTTATCGAGAAGATAGCGACCCAACACTCGCTCGGTGGTCTTGTCTTGAATTTCATGGGCAAAGAGTGTGATGAGCCATTGCACCTTATTCCATCAGCCAATTTAACGGTTAATTTgactcctccggcagacttcaaAGATGCTCACGGGATCCACCAATGGTGGAAACCTGATTTACTTGTAGAGTCCAAGAAACACCAGTTTACATGA